In Actinomadura citrea, a single window of DNA contains:
- a CDS encoding sensor histidine kinase, protein MGELSKDGGAVGGAAVQWAAARWATATRAGGGSTSVMNRSWHPLAMVKSSLTWRSAVYLGVSLAWGLGWFVVLAVGLTLSVALLIIWVGLPLLALLMLAWRFGAVLERRFVLAAFGVRIPSPYRRVPEGRNPLAKLKAMAGDPATWKDLAYLAVLFPITLVEFVVSVTAWAGTGTLLFLPAIVAAGGGAEINFGVSYWAGNPVEALPMSLLGLVLLVPAMYVTRVMAMGHAAFAALMLGPSPSQAENAALRERTEHLRASRARGVDAAEFERRRIERDLHDGAQQRLLAVAMDIGRARAKLDEDPEGARALIEQAHAGTREAISELRDLARGIYPAILTDRGLDPALSGLAGRAPVPVEVEVDLPERPPAAVESIAYFIVAESLANIAKYARATRASVRVVREDRWVVVEVIDNGMGGAVARPEGGLAGLADRAATIDGLLIVDSPPGGPTIIRADLPCTW, encoded by the coding sequence GATGGTGAAGTCCTCGCTGACCTGGCGTTCGGCGGTGTATCTGGGCGTCAGCCTGGCCTGGGGGCTCGGCTGGTTCGTCGTCCTCGCCGTCGGGCTGACCCTGTCGGTCGCACTGCTGATCATCTGGGTGGGCCTCCCGCTGCTGGCGCTGCTGATGCTCGCCTGGCGGTTCGGCGCGGTGCTGGAGCGGCGGTTCGTCCTGGCGGCGTTCGGCGTCCGGATCCCGAGCCCCTACCGGCGCGTGCCGGAGGGCCGCAACCCGCTGGCCAAGCTCAAGGCGATGGCGGGGGACCCGGCCACCTGGAAGGACCTGGCCTACCTGGCCGTGCTGTTCCCGATCACGCTGGTGGAGTTCGTCGTGTCGGTGACGGCGTGGGCCGGGACGGGCACGCTGCTGTTCCTCCCGGCGATCGTGGCGGCGGGCGGCGGCGCCGAGATCAACTTCGGGGTCTCGTACTGGGCGGGCAACCCCGTCGAGGCGCTGCCGATGTCGCTCCTCGGCCTGGTGCTCCTCGTCCCGGCGATGTACGTGACGCGCGTCATGGCGATGGGGCACGCCGCGTTCGCCGCGCTGATGCTGGGCCCGAGCCCGTCGCAGGCCGAGAACGCCGCGCTGCGCGAGCGGACCGAGCACCTGCGGGCCAGCCGCGCCCGCGGGGTGGACGCGGCCGAGTTCGAGCGGCGCCGCATCGAGCGGGACCTGCACGACGGGGCGCAGCAGCGGCTGCTGGCCGTGGCGATGGACATCGGCCGCGCCCGCGCCAAGCTGGACGAGGACCCCGAGGGCGCGCGGGCGCTGATCGAGCAGGCCCACGCGGGCACCCGGGAGGCGATCTCCGAGCTGCGCGACCTCGCCCGCGGGATCTACCCGGCGATCCTCACCGACCGCGGTCTGGACCCGGCGCTGTCCGGGCTGGCCGGGCGCGCCCCCGTCCCCGTCGAGGTGGAGGTCGACCTGCCGGAGCGCCCGCCGGCGGCGGTCGAGAGCATCGCCTACTTCATCGTCGCCGAGTCGCTGGCCAACATCGCCAAGTACGCCCGCGCGACCCGCGCGTCCGTCCGCGTGGTCCGCGAGGACCGCTGGGTGGTCGTCGAAGTGATCGACAACGGGATGGGCGGCGCGGTCGCGCGGCCGGAGGGCGGCCTGGCCGGGCTGGCCGACCGGGCGGCGACGATCGACGGCCTGCTGATCGTGGACAGCCCGCCCGGCGGCCCCACGATCATCCGGGCGGATCTGCCCTGCACGTGGTGA